Below is a genomic region from Haliotis asinina isolate JCU_RB_2024 chromosome 14, JCU_Hal_asi_v2, whole genome shotgun sequence.
GGCTAGAActcatcttcagcaacacatgattgttgtaagggacgactaatgggatcaggtggttaagctcgctgacttagttgacatgtcATATTATCCCAGTtccatagattgatgctcaatgtgttgatcactggattgtctgttccaggcttgattatttacagaccgctgctgtacagctgaaatattgctaaatgcagcgttAGACCAACATATAGGAAATGATCAGGTCACATTGATACATGTGAAAGGAAGAACTTCATGTAAACTTCACAAGAAATGCGAACATTAGTAACATGTACTGTAACCATGGAGCTATGGAGAATTCTAGTcattaaacaatatatcatgtgACTAAACACTCATCCAGGTAGCCCTGCAGGTACATGGGCCCTACAGAGGATCCAGCCCACCTGGAGTAAAACTGGTCCCAATCCCAGTCTCAATCCACGGACTCCCACAAACAAACCCATCGTGAAAGACATCCACATGATGCAAAATAAGCATTTATTTATCAAATTAAATTTTacaataaattaacacaaaaagGGCATTTTTAAACAACGGAACAAAACAAGTACTGGTTTGAATCCCATGTGTCttacatcttacactatttcttAACCACTCTTACGTACTTACTGACTCTGATACGTTGTTTGGAAACACAAAGTGAATGAGTTTCTTACTGACTGAGTTGAGTTTTGCACAAcatttagcgatattccagcaatatcacagcagaggacacaAATGAGCTTCaggcattgtacccatgtggggatttgaacacgtctttggtgtgatgagcgaactctttaatcacaaggccaccccaccaccctgtACAGACTAAGAGTCCACCACCCTGTACAGACTAAGAGTCCAGCAGCCTGCCCACAGTGGAATCACACCAAACCACATCTCTTCCACTGATGTCAATCTCTCAGTCACTACACTGTGGTAAACTTTCTAAGGAATATCTTGCATGTCAGAGTTCAAATAAAGTAATATAAAGATTGTTTCCTCCATTTTAGCCTTCTTCCTCTGCCTcacctttttcttcttcttctttttttctgCCGACTGGGCTGTGGTTGGGGAGTCTGGTACATACTTGTCTAGATCTGGGATCAGGTCGTATTGCTTACCTCCCCTTTCTCCATAGCATTCCTTGGACAGGTGCCCTGAGGGGTGTACACAAAACTTGATGTCATGGTGACAATGGACACTGTGTGATAACAATGCCTCAAAACATGACTGCTTATGTAATGTCATACAGGGCTACAGACATGGGGCACATAGGTGTAATATAGGCCTAAAAATCTATGACATACAGCATAATGTAAGATTTCAAGCATACCATGTACCACCTGTTTACGTCTAACATATGTAAAGTTTTATAGTTGAAAAGTTGTTTCGAGTGAACAAATGATTGATTACATTCACATCTATAGTGTGTATACAATCAGAAACACCATCTTACCGTGAGTCCCGCATCTGGCACACTTTGTGTCGTATACAGCTCCCAGTTCAATCTTCGGCCGTTCAGAAGTAAATCCCTGCTTCCTCCTGCGCTCATCCATGCTGAAACCAGCATCCAGCATTTACATACATCAcgatttgtttgtgtgttgttcaATGCACTGCTCAagaatattcctgctatatgatgCAGtcatgtaaataattcagtctggacGACACAAACCTGTGATTAATACTATGAACAAACTCAAACATCAATTAAGTCATAGACGAAGTCaccacttgagtgagtgagtttagtttatgccaAGGAGACACTAAGAATGCACTTTATTACTCAACCGTTGGGGATACTGCAGAGTAATATTTTCACGGCAATATTACATTACTGTAACACTGCTTGAAgcatgacgtcaaaatggttcaaagttgtaacgtcacaatgctaatgtcgctCTCGCAATTTTTGCTTGATGcgtggaaagctgagagtcctcacactgtaggcaatgtcaccacagtttctgtcagattatgttgcgagtaataaacagaatactaaactcgcttccgtgaaataccatttttatttaaTTCGTGAAACATtcagtatcaaactcgcttttgctcatttgataccaaatcattaacttgtttaataaaaatggttacaaggaaggtcatttagtatcctctatatatgtAATTCACAGAGAGTTTACTTCACCCTTGTGACAGTATTTTATTCATATCATCATATGCTGACAGATAATGTCGCATAAAGTCAAAAAATGCCTCAGTTCAGAGGCAATTGTATTCAGTTGTGCACACAATTCCAACAATTTGCACATATGATGAAGTCTGCAGAggaatgttaccatggttactgtggCCTCTGTGGCACACTCCCACCTTCCCAGTCAGCTGGAAAACATGCAACCCACCTGCCCTGCACGTTGTTGGCATCCAGGTCTTGCCCTGTTGTCTGGTTCACATATTTCATGGACAAACCAATCTTCTGGTGCTCCCCCTGgaacaacatacaacataagTCTTCTTACTGAGGAAAATAGTATCCTTATTATCCAAAGGGAAGTAACCGTGAGTACATTTTACCAGCATTGCTTATATtaataattacaatataaatGTCCCCATGAATATGTCACACCTCTCGGGCTATTTAGAAGATTAGGTCTGAATTTCAGCACACAATTATGGGTGTGTGTTGGTCTCTAGTCTCTTACCTCAATACTGATGACTTTGCAATATACACGTTCCCTCAAGGACACCATCTCGGATGGATCTTCCACCCTGGCTTTCGACATCTGGGACTTGTGGACAAGGCCTTGAACAATGTTAGAATGTGATCAGCTAAGACACATTTTGCACAGTGATGCAACTGGATGCACTCTGGTTTGCTTTACAAACTAAAATAAGAAACAATTGTCCACATCATTCTGATGTGCCCAAAACATGGTGAAACAAGAACACTTACTAACATCACACTGAAAAAAGTCTTCAAAAACACCAACCGATCATGGAAGAGTTTGTGTAACATTATTTAAGATGGAAGAGAGATGATTTGTGCATCGGCCAAAGCCGCCAGATGCATGTCACCAAAACGGTAATATATGGCCAATTACACATTCATTATAACTCCATGACACTGTAACTATGGCcaaacaaggataagctgaTCATCGACCTAACAGCAGACCAGCGGTCGAAATAATTGCTGGCCCAGAGGCCCAGCGCCGGTTGTGATTTTAATGGGCAGGCAGTTTCAAACATTAGCAGGACCTTGTGGCATTCAGTAATTTATCTGCCAAGTTTTCCAGCAGGAATTTGATGCCGTTCCATATTATGACAGAATTAATCAGCAcaaaattgtgtacagtgtagtctattttgtctGCATTAGTTTCGACTTTGACAAAATGGGTCtgaagatttcattcagggggtgtggattttaaagcctgcaggcgCCAGCAGGCCCTGATAGCCATGTGGCAAACTGAAGTATTGAAAACACTGCAGCTGACCCCTATTAGTATGTGTGAGTGCTGCCACTGTTATCAAAGGTGCCCCTGGATGTCCGTGATCAAGTACTGTGTTTTGTCTGAAGCACTCTGAAACCATGTGAGTCTTGTGAGCAAGGCATGTGCAGCTACGTATGGaagcaatttcatcatcatgcactaCACCTGCACTAGCCTTCATCAGCTCTCCCTGTCataaaccaaatgggtttgttcATTCCCATGTACCACCTACTTGTCATAAACGAGTTCTCTGTGCAGGTCCATCtaatccttgtttgccagtaggcAACAACTTTCTTGTTCCACCATGTCTGGTATCAAACGCTTGTTCGATTCAACCCAATACattaccccccaaaaaaacacaCCTAGGAACAAGCACCAGAAAAACACTAAGCTACACAATCTTTGTTATATTTGTACAGACACTAAGTATTGTTTACTGCAAGTAAGTTAACTATAAAATAAACTTCATTAAAACTGCACAGAAAATATAGTAATGCTACATTTATTGCAGTCTTTAATTTCCAGTGTTTCAAGGGAGGCTTATGATGTTCAAGGGAGGCTTGTGATGTTCAAGGGAGACATGTAACGTTCAAGGGAAACTTGTGATGTTCAAGGGACACTTGTGATGTTCAAGGGGGACTTGCAATGTTCAAGGGACACCTGTAATGTGCAAGGGATTCTTGTGATGTTCAAGGGAGACTTGTGATGTTCAAGGGAGACTCAAGGGACACATGGTTGGAGTGTGTACCTTGTACTCATGCATATGAATTTCAGTGTTTTTCAGTCAAGTTACCCACACTTCATTGCCCTAATATCACAGGAAAACCTAAATCAAAACACTATCCTTCACCTTGCTTTCTGCATCCTGGTATTTTCACAAATACTCCATAGTTCTGTACCGATGCAATCTGGAAAGAACATGTAAGACATGAAATACATTCTCCTTGTTGGTATTTATTGTGTTACCTGACGGTACGGTTAAAGTGCTATTCCTGATTATCGTAAATAATCTGGACTGGGAGGATATGTAATATTACAGTATACCGATGGTTAGCAAATGGTAAGTGTAAACAGGCCTTGATCAAATGACACTTTGAGCCACAAATCGTAATGCTAGGACTGAAAGTTGCCTGTACTCTTCTTGAGTCCATATTAACAGTGCGGATATGAGCGGATTATCAGTGAAACCTCTCCATGGAATATGCTGTGGAGAGCAGGCACGTCCCCGCCATCGTCGTCTCTATGTCGTTTGTAATGGTGATCACGTTCATCGTCGTAGTCATGGCCACGCTTAGCCATATCGCCATACAGCTTTCTACACGTGAGCAACTATAAACAAAAACTCCACCATGTTGTAAAATTaccaaggggcataactctgaCTTCTGCTTTCGGTAAAACAGCGGTGCCCAGCTTTGAAAGCTCCGTGCAGCCAACAATGTGCCAACCTGAATGTCACAACGTTGCACTGAGTTAACAGGCATTTGATTGAAGTGCAGTAAAATATCACGTTTCAAAGAAAGGAATGAATATCTTTTTGTTctttaaaatcttaaataacGTGGTAATAGTAGAATGGAGACGAACACATTGTGTTGGAAAGTAGAGCTACCTAACGAAATTATAACAGCTCGATATCCGAACTGAACACACAAAGAGAGGTTTTAAACAAAAGATAGAGAGCTTATATAATACtgaaaaatcagaggtatataacgaacttataatagctctaaatttgattgaAAACCGAATTCGTAGCGTGACCTATAACAACTCTAAATTTGAATATAAACCGAGCGCGTAGCTTGAGGTTTAAAAAATTTAGAGCTAATGTACTTTCGTTATAtatctctgattttccaacacagtatggaTATCTCAAACGTGCCATCCATTTCAAGAAAGTTGATTTGCTAGTTTGAAGCTTATCTACGGGGATTGAATCATCACATGATGTTGTAACTTTGACACAGACTCGACCACATTACTGACAGCAACTGAATTGATTCCGACACTGTtacttacatacataaacaccaGTCGGACTGATTGTTATGTGTGTTTACTACATATAGAAATGAAGTAGGCGGCTTTTTTTTCAGTAGAGTACGTCCCCGGCGTCACTGTTGACACGAGCTGAATCACGGGGATCATATTACACTAGTGACTTAACTGACCGTGActaaacaagtgagtgagtgtagttttatgtcgtttttaagcaatattccagcaatatcacggcggggaacacctgaaatgggttccacaaactgtacccatgtgaggaaccgAACACGAGTCTAGACTACCTCACCGCCACTGCAAATGAACAAGGTCTTAGATTGTGCTAGTGCGTGAGTGcgcgtgtgcgcgcgtgtgcgcgcgtgtgcgtgtctttcattctttcaaagtcgctttcagcaatattacagtaatatcagaaatgggcttcacacattgcacgcatgttgggaatcaaaccggcGTCTTCGGCGGAATGAACGAAAGTTTTAACCACTAAACTGCAACATCGTCCCTTcatatcattttcaaatattcGTGGGTTGAACCACAATGAATATACCACGCCACTTcgaaaatggtcaaatgtaacacgttGCATTTGGTGCAACACTTTTAAATTTTCAGTGAACTACTGAGTTTCTGAGGGCGTTAGGGTAGTTGACtttgtcagtctaagtaaacctcGTCACCAGCGGTGgtgtgtaacaaaaagtactgaggatacgtTTACTTGGActgttgactttgtgtgctggcgattaatTGCCTGACTCCAGAGCATGGGTTCAAATCCTTGATGGGACTCCACTTAACTGCATTCCTCCCATATAGAACTGATTCTTTCCTTTACCGCATCTGAAATTTACTGGGCGTTATTCATTCTCTCACTGCAACTGTCCAATTGTTTATCCTGTTCATAATTCTGAATCATAACCAAAACACtcatattttttaacattttattttgtgtaaaatgtCACATTTCACATACAGTCGATCATAGGTGACGCTCCTGACACTAACACGGTCACATCCCAGAACACTCAGAGACATTCATATTATGTACAACAGGATAGggaagagttgcctcccctgcCATTGCTGAGGAAGTTGAATTTGCCTCCCCTGTCAGAGACCAGCTCAATACAGATGGGGCTGACAATTCTAGTAACTTCATGAAAAAGGTAAGTTTCCAGATTTGTAGTTCTATAGTTTGTGTGTcctttaaaaacttgaaaaataaCACTGCTTTTACTTTGAGACTTTGTATGAAATCTAAAGATAAGAGAAGAATTTGAGTATTGTGGAAATGTTTAAATCTAGATACATTTGACAAGGAAGAAACAGTTTTACTGCTCCTTGACTATCTGAATTTTTGGTTATTTTAGGACATAAAGGCAATTAACTCCAGAACTTTCAGAAATAATGCTAATATCATTTCATTCACATCAAATTGTCATGAGAAACATTTCAAGGTTGTTTCATGTCTTTAACATGATCCCAAATATGTTATTTACCAAACAGTAACAATATATCATGTTTTACTTCTTAAGCACTCTGCCTTCCACCTCTGGACTCAAAAACTGTCAACAAACCCTCAAAAGATTCGATGATCTTTAGGACTACTGAGGTTTCTCTGTAAACTGCATTGAACTTGTAGAAGGAAGATCTGTAGAtttcatttatgttttaaaaaaagagATACACCCTGATATGAAATAAATCCAACCATGAGAAATAGCGAACTGAAAATACTCTTGCACACTGACATACCTATACGATTACAGATGAAACTGAAGGTGAAATGCATGACAGTCTGCTCaagtgttatgtaaacaatgatACCTCAGATGTGAGGGCTTCATCTACCAAGTGGAAAGAGGAGATTGACATTATGTAAACTGTTTTTCTGAAGTTTTCCTCGTAACATCTGCTCAATGACAGAAAGATAACTTTTTTTTATCAAAGTACTGAAAACTGCAAAGCCTTGTTTCTATGATAATCCAGTATTTACAATTATTAgtccataataataataataataatagcacTAGTTATTGCTCACAGGCATAACCTGTATGTCATTTTGATATTTACACCAATTACATACCATTTCAGgaataacatgttatattttacaACTTCTGCCTGAAATATAATCTTTGTATCTATGTATAACAGATACGTAATAAAAGAGTTATACCATGCCATGCATTAATGTATTCAACAAAGGTATGCATTAATGCACTTACAGTCAAATTATCTCACCTCAAACCTTGATATGGAGATAATGTAATTAATGGAATAAAACAGAGGATTTGAGTTAAGACTATACATAAGATGTAATTTCATATACTTGACTTTTGAAGTCAAATAAGGTTATTTAAATCTTCCAAACCTCGTTCATGAGAAAACTGGTACTATGAAtccaacaaataaataaatatattcctGTGGTTCTTGCAGTTACTGGTTATGCTCAATCATCTTGATTGTCTTGATATTTCAAAGATGACAAGATTTGTTATGACGAGATCCGACTCCATCTGAACCCCCTTGTGGATGCTAACAGTTACGTGACGCAATCATGACTATATCttgcacgagtgagtgagtatggttttaacgtcacttttagcaatattccagcaatgcaacagtggaacaccagaaatgggcttcacactttgtgcccatgtggggaatcgaacccaggaatttggcgtgacaagcaaatgctttaaccactagaccccCTACATCTTGCATGAACACACGACAAGACAATGTGTGATGACGTCCTGGTAATGACACACGTGGAGACAGTATACAATAACAATGATGAACTTTGTACATTTCATTGACAGGTGCCTGTCAAGGTgacatgaatacatatattgcaACAGTAGCTACTATGCACAAAATGCCGTAAATGCAATTCCTTGgaaaaaaaaaatggaaaacacCTGAATGAGATATTTGCATGATTTTCTGAGCAAACAATAATCGTAGCTTTCGTGCTAGCTCAACAGGAATAAATTgcataaatgaaatatgtaagGAAGTTTAAAATATATGACCATGGGGAAGGGGTGACACAACAAAAATGAAAGGTGATGAGTTCACTAGTGAacgagttgggttttacgctggTTTTAGCGATATTGgaacaatatcatggtggggtacACAAGAAAGGGcgacacacattgtacccagtgAACCCAGGTGAgtgagcactttaaccactaggctaccccaccgccccagtgaGTTTACTAACAATAGTCACTATACTACTTATGTCAAAActgatgtttatatttatttggaAAATCTGACATTTAAGAAACATCTCCATCAATGTTGAGTCACCCTTTTATTCTACTAAAAAATAGTTAAGAACCAACATATCTGTATTACTATAGATTATATGAGAGAATATGGTGGTTCTGAACTTTCTTTGCGCAGTATATCATAAAGCACTACCATAACACAGCAAATGATGGTGGCATTAAAAGAAAGATGAAAAAAGGCCTCTTATGAGTGAACAAAAGTTACATAGCAATTGACAATGTCTATGTACAAAATTACAATGACTGACACATgcttgcagtgagaattattaCTTGAGACATACAGTAATACATATGCATTCTCGCATTTCGTCTGTACTGGGAAGGGAGATCTGTTTTAAGGTCTtaaatttcattaaaaacataaataaaccatgtattacaacaatcattataagacaaaatggttatattaaaaaaatcaacaaataaGTTTTAATACTGTAGGTTGAATCCACATCaacattctgcaaaacattAAAATGGTGAATTTAGTAAGCTACTAAATTAGTTCTaccacaaaacatcaacaataatatttttggaaattctgtatgaaaaacaaattgaaCAAAAGCGTGTATTACCCAATTATTCAATTGATACATTCACAATTTAAACTTTAAGTAAGAATTTTACTATATTCTATTAACAATAAACCACTGGTAGTAATTGCTTAAAACATGTTATTCCATTAACAGGCAATCCTATGCTaaaaatttgtttctttttaaaaaaaatataaagaatTCTAATTTAACACTTCACAATCATTGGAGGGGTAGACAAAGTCCCCAGTCAAGACCACCAGTTGTCctacttccatttttgtggaagttgcggtgactgagtgggttagCTGTCTCACTTTGTTTGCCGGCGATTAGGCACCTGGTCCTGATGGTGTGGATTGGACTTAACCCACAAataatctgtactttactcagaaagcataatcccaaatataacatttgttaaATTCAACACTTGTCACAATATGTTATTCCATTAACAGGCCAATTTATGCTAAAAATATGTTCCtttaaagcaaaataaaaaGGATTCTATGTCTATACTTGTATATATCAAGTCCAATGACACTGATCTTCCCATCCAAGCACCAGTTGATTCCTTACGTTTAAAACCACTTGTT
It encodes:
- the LOC137261257 gene encoding zinc finger CCHC domain-containing protein 17-like, which produces MAKRGHDYDDERDHHYKRHRDDDGGDVPALHSIFHGEIASVQNYGVFVKIPGCRKQGLVHKSQMSKARVEDPSEMVSLRERVYCKVISIEGEHQKIGLSMKYVNQTTGQDLDANNVQGSMDERRRKQGFTSERPKIELGAVYDTKCARCGTHGHLSKECYGERGGKQYDLIPDLDKYVPDSPTTAQSAEKKKKKKKDRKHKKEKKNKKKKKHRHSSSSSDESDRGSKRREKSSHKKKKHRHSSDSYDS